In the Bacillus sp. HSf4 genome, GTTAGGAAGCTGGATTTTTGCAGTAAAAATCGAACCTGTGCTGTTCAAATAGGCGCGGCCCCCGATTCCTTTAGGCAGTTTGTTGGCTGCTTTTGCGACTTGAGCGTGTGCGCCGGGAAGTCCTGGAATACCTGCTGAACAGGTTCCGAACAAAACGGCTGTACCGATTGCAACCACTATCAATACTTTTTTTATGACCTCCGATTTTCCTGATGGACTGCACGATCAATTCTTATTGTAGCGCTGCTTACGTTTATTTTTTTAGAATAATTTGACAAGATGATAACATCTTTATCCAAGTGAATAGACTTAACGATTTCTTTGTCCTGGCCGATTTTTATATTAGAATAGATAGAAGCCTATAAAAACTGGAGGTATCTTAATATCGTGTCAGTCAATCAAACAGAACGAGTCGATGTGAAGCTAGTGGCATTGGATATGGATGGGACGTTGTTGAACGATGAGCAGACCATTTCAGATGAAAACAGAAAAGCGATTAAAGAAGCCGAAGAGAAAGGGGTATATGTCGTGCTCAGCACTGGACGGACGCTGATGACGTGCCGCGAATTGGCGGAGTCGTTGGAGCTGTCTTCATTTTTGATCACGGCTAATGGCAGTGAAATCTGGGATTCTTCCTTTCAGCTGGTTGAACGCCAGCTGCTTCACCCCGATCATGTGCAGATGATGTGGGATTTGCGCAATACACATCAAACCGATTTTTGGGCGGCCAGCGTCGATAAAGTGTGGAGAGGCGAGTTTCCTGATGATATACAGTCGTATGAATGGCTGAAATTCGGGTTTGACATTCCGGATGACGAAGTCAGAAACCGGGTGCTCGAGGAGCTGAAAAAAAACAAGGAACTGGAAGTCACCAACTCCAGCCCGACCAATATCGAAGTCAACGCCATCGGCATCAATAAAGCGGCGGCTTTGGCGAAGGTTTGCGAGCGCCTCGGCTTTACAATGGAACATGTGATGGCGGTTGGCGACAGTTTAAACGATATCGCCATGATCAAAGAAGCGGGGCTGGGTGTCGCCATGGGAAACGCCCAGGACATCGTCAAAGAAACAGCTGATTGGATTACGGATGCCAATACAGAACATGGTGTCGCAAAAGCGATCAGACATTGGGTATTGTCATAGAGGATGAATATATGAAAAAAAGGGCCGGACAGGCTCTTTTTTATTTAGAAATAAAAAATTTCGAAAAATAAAATATCCTGAAAATCCTTTATGATAGCGCCCTTTCGGCCGGTATATGATTAGGACATATGTCAGGTTTCTTAACAATATGATGCCAAGACGGTAAATCCCTGTTATAATCTATGTTAAGTTTGATTATTCGGAATAAAGGTTCCGAAAATCGGAACAAAAAGGGGATATACTAAAAATCGGCGAATTGCGGCATCAATAAACAGGGGGGATTAACATGAATCTAGTGGATCTAAACTGTGATCTCGGAGAGAGTTTTGGCGCCTATCAAATAGGCTTGGACGAGGATATTCTCGAATTTGTCACATCAGCCAATGTGGCTTGCGGATTTCATGCCGGAGATCCGGGTGTTATGCGGAAAACCGTGGCGATGGCGGCGGAAAAAGGCGTTCAAATCGGCGCTCACCCCGGACTTCCGGATCTGGCGGGATTTGGCCGCCGCAATATGGCCATTACACCTGATGAAGCATATGATCTCGTGGTATATCAAATTGGCGCACTGTCCGGCTTTTTAAAAGCAGAAGGTGTCAACATGCAGCATGTTAAACCGCATGGTGCACTTTATAATATGGCGGCAAAAAGCAGGGAATTATCGGATGCGATCGCTCAAGCCGTCTATAACACAGACCCCGAGCTGATTTTGTTCGGATTGGCGGGAAGCGAGCTCGTACTCGCCGGGGAAAGAGCCGGTTTGAAAACGGCTCATGAAGTGTTCGCCGATCGTACATATCAGGAAGACGGGACATTGACCTCCCGCCTGCAGGATGACGCGCTGATTCAAGACGATGATCAAGCGGTCGCTCAAGTCATCCGTATGGTCAAGGAAGGAAAAGTCCGCAGTCTGCAGGGAACGGATGTCAGTCTGAAAGCAGATACCGTATGTATTCACGGCGATGGTACGCATGCGCTTCAATTTGCGCAAAAAATCCGCCGTGAACTGGAATTATCAGATATAAAAGTACAAGCATTCTCAACATGATTGCCGACAAAAGGAGGAATACAATTTGAAGCAAAACAAAAAAACGAAGGCCGCTTCAAGCAACTGGACACTATTATTGGGAGCGGCATTTTTAATGGCCACGTCCTCAATCGGACCCGGTTTTCTTACACAGACAACAGTATTTACCCAAAGTTTGGCCGCAAGTTTCGGTTTTGTCATCCTGGTATCGATTATTTTAGATATTTGCGCTCAAACGAACGTATGGAGAATTATTGCTGTTTCTGAAAAAAGAGGCCAGGAAATCGCCAACCTTGTCTTTCCGGGTCTCGGCTATGTGATCGCTTTCCTCGTCGTCCTCGGCGGGCTTGCCTTCAATATCGGAAACATTGGGGGCGCGGGTCTCGGGCTTGAGGTTTTATTCGGAATCTCACCAAAGACAGGAGCCATTATCAGCGCCGTCATTGCCATTCTTATTTTCGTCATCAAAGAAGCGGGTAAAGCGATGGACCGGTTTACGCTGATTGCGGGCTTTGTCATGATTTTGTTAACCGTGTATGTCGCTGTCACGACGGGACCGCCCGTTGGCGAAGCGCTCACAAAAACGGTGATGCCTGATAAAATCGACATTGTTGCAATTGTCACGCTTGTCGGCGGAACGGTCGGCGGATACATTACGTTTGCCGGCGGACACCGTTTGCTTGACGCAGGTGTGAAAGGAAAAGATTCCATTCCTGAAGTGACGAAAAGCTCTGTTTCCGGCATTTTAATTACATCTATCATGAGGATCGCGCTTTTTTTGGCTGTCCTCGGCGTTGTATCGAAAGGCTTGCAGATTAATCCTGATAACCCGCCGGCTTCCGTATTCCAGCTTGCCGCAGGAAATGTCGGCTATAAAATCTTTGGTCTCGTCATGTGGGGGGCTGCTGTAACATCCGTTATCGGCGCCGCTTATACATCGGTTTCATTCTTTAAAACGTTCTCGCCGAAAATCGAAAAAAATTCGAACGTCATTATTATCGCTTTTATTGTGATTTCAACGCTTTGCTTTATAACAATCGGAAAGCCTGTCAACCTGCTCGTTCTTGCCGGTGCCCTAAATGGGCTGATCCTGCCGATCGCACTCGGCTCCCTCTTAATCGGCGCCCATAAAAAGAACGTTGTCGGCGATTACAGACATCCGGTTTGGCTGACGATTCCCGGCATAATCGTCGTGATTGTGATGGCGATTATGGGAGGCTATACACTGATCAATGAAATTCCAAAATTATGGGGATGATTTCATTGCGAAATTTACAAATGATGCGCCCGGAAGAAGTCCGCGGCTTGATTCGGCAGGGGAGACTGTCCGAACCGACAGCCGGCATGGCCGGGGGCTACACTCAGGCAAACTTGGTTATTTTAAAAAAGGAGCTTGCTTTTGACTTTCTGCTGTTTTGCCAGCGGAATCAAAAGCCGTGCCCGATTCTCGATGTCACAGAACCGGGCTCTCCCATTCCGGCAATCGTAGCGCCGAGCGCAGATATCCGCACCGATTTTCCGAAGTACCGCGTCTACAAAAACGGTGAATTAACGGACGAAGTCACGGATATCTCGCCATTGTGGGAGGAGGATATGGTCGGTTTTTTAATCGGCTGCAGCTTCACATTTGAGCAAGCCTTACTGAATAATGGAATTCCCGTCAGACACATTGAAGAAAAGCGAAATGTTCCGATGTATCAAACGAATATCCCTTGTGTTGAGGCGGGCCGGTTCAAAGGGCCAATGGTCGTCAGTATGCGTCCGATTCCGGAGGAGCAGGTCGTGCGGGCCGTTCAGGTGACATCAAGGTTTCCCGCCGTTCACGGAGCCCCGGTGCATATTGGCAATCCTGAAGCTATCGGTATTCAAGACATCGCAACTCCCGATTTCGGTGATGCGGTGACAATAAATAAAGGGGAAGTTCCGGTGTTCTGGGCTTGCGGTGTTACGCCTCAAGCGGTCGCAATGCATGTGAAGCCGGAGCTGATGATCACACATGCGCCGGGTCACATGCTGATCACGGATGTGCGTGATGAACAGTTTGGTGTTTTATAGCGATCAATACAGAGCCATTTGCTCTGTATTGATTTTGGGGATAAAGGCAAGGTGGTGTAGAATTGAACAGTTTATCAGATGTAAAAATAGAGCCGCTCGGAGATTCTGCGGTGATCATTCAGCTTGGAACCGATATTGATGAACAGATCCAGCGGTTGGCAAGCGCTTTAACAAAACAGATTGAAAGCGATCCGTTTCCAGGCTTCATTGAATGTGTGCCGGCATTTACGAGCGTGACCGTTTTCTATCGTCCATTTGCAGTATATCAACTGATCAAGAACGATCCGGCTTTTGATTCTCCATTTGAAAAAGTAAAAGCCCTCATCAAAAAAAACCTCCAAGAGCTGACGCTAGAAGAAAACGCAGAAAAACGCACGGTTGAAATCCCTGTATGCTATGGGGGCAGTTTCGGCCCTGATTTGGAGGAAGTGGCCAAGATCAACGGTCTGACTCCTGAAGAAGTGATTGACATTCACACCGCGGGTGAATACCTCGTTTATATGATCGGCTTCGCACCGGGATTCCCTTATCTCGGCGGAATGTCTGAAAAAATCGCCGCACCGCGGCGGTCTTCTCCGCGCACAGCGATTCCGGCAGGTTCAGTGGGAATCGCCGGCATGCAGACAGGTGTCTATCCATTATCTACACCTGGCGGCTGGCAGCTGATCGGCAACACACCTCTTGAGTTATTCAGGCCTTATGAGCAGCCTCCAAGTTATTTAAGAGCGGGAGATGTTGTCAAATTTGTCAGTGTGACTGAAGAGGAGTACAACAGGTTGAAGGAGGGAGAAGCTTGAGCATCGAAGTTTTAAAGCCGGGCCTGATGACGACGGTTCAAGATTTAGGGCGCACCGGCTATCAAAAATACGGCGTCCTTGTCAGCGGAGCAATGGATGCCGACTCTTTGCGCCTTGCCAATATGCTTGCAGGAAACAGTGAGAATGAAGCGGCGCTTGAAGTGACGCTGATGGGCCCGGGGCCGTCCCTCCGCTTTCAGAAAAGAGCCCTGATCGCGGTTACGGGAGCGGACTTTTCACTGACTGTAAATGATGAAGAAGTACCGCTGTGGAGACCGGTCTTGGTTGAGGAAGGAAGCGTCCTGACATTCGGAATGTGCAAACGGGGAAGCCGCGCGTATATGGCCGTTGCCGGGGGAATCGCCGTCCCTTCCGTGATGGACAGCAAAAGCACATATGTCAGGGCCGGAATCGGCGGCTACAAGGGAAGACCTTTGCAAAAAAGCGACCTGCTGGCGGCCGGAGAACTGACGCCTTTATCGGAAAGAATGATGGAGAAGTTGAAAGATCAATTGAATCAGAGAGGATTCGCGGCTCCAAAATGGGCCGTCGATCAAAAGTATTTTCTTCCCCTGAAGAAAAACCCGGTGATCCGTGTCATCAAAGGAGAGCAATTGACCGCTTTTACCGAAGCTTCACAGGAAAGATTTTTCCAAGAGGCTTTTCGGGTGACGGCCAAATCCGACCGGATGGGCTACCGTCTTCAAGGAGAAGTGCTTGAACTGAAAAAACCGCTGGAAATGATTTCTGAAGCGGTATCTTTCGGAACGATCCAGGTTCCGCCTGACGGCAATCCGATCGTGCTGCTTGCGGACAGGCAGACGGCAGGGGGGTATCCGCGAATTGCCCATATCATTTCGACCGACTTATCCACTGTGGCCCAGATGATGCCGGGGGAACAGGTGAAGTTTGAGCTAGTCAGCCTCTATGATGCAGAACGAATGTATATTGAAAGGGAGACAAAAATCAGCGAACTTTCGGCCCGCTTAAAGCTTGAATACATGTTATGATATAGTGTGATGTGTATCAGGAGGGGGAAGGGATGGAAAACAGGAATAAAACGGTTGTCAAAGCCATGACTCTGCTCAATCTGTTTTTGACGAGAGAAAGGCTCTCTCTCAATGACATGATTGAGCTTACGGGCATGCCGAAAACATCTGTGTACCGCATGGTTTGCTCTCTCGAAGAAATGGGGTTTCTCGATCGCGATGAAAATGGGATGTACGCTTTAGGGCTGTTATTTCTCCAATACGGCCAGCTCGTTTCAGAAAGGCTTGATATCCGGAAAATCGCCTTGCCCATTATGGAAGCGCTTCGCGATGAAGTGGATGAAGCCGTCCATTTGATTGTGAGGCGGGGGAATGAAGCGATGTACATAGAAAAAATAGAGGGAACACAGACGGTTCGCCTTTACACGGCGATCGGCAGGCGCTCGCCGCTGTATGCCGGAGCCTGTGCGCGGAGCATTTTGACCTTTTTGCCCAAAAAAGAGCGGGATTCCTATGTCGAAAAAATCGAGTTGAAGCCGATGGCTTCAGGAACGATCCGCGGCAAGGAGGAGCTTCTACGCGTGCTTGAGGAATCATACCGAAATGGCTGCACCGTCAGCCATTCAGAGCTTGAAGATTATACATCCGCCATCGCCGCGCCGATTTTCAACCATAAACGCGAGGTTGTCGCCGGTATCAGCATTGCCGGATTTGAAGCGCGCTTTCAAAAAGACCGCCTTCCCTATTTGACGGAACGGGTCAAAAAAGCAGCGCTCGACATTTCCAAAAAACTAGGTTTTTAAATGAAGGAGAGTATCCTTTTTCACTTCTGTCGAGTACATATATGGTATCTGTCACAAAACAGAAGGGGGAAAGGATATGACGCTTCAATATGTCGCTCTCGGCGACTCTTTGACCGTCGGAGTCGGCTCCGGCTTGT is a window encoding:
- a CDS encoding Cof-type HAD-IIB family hydrolase, which translates into the protein MSVNQTERVDVKLVALDMDGTLLNDEQTISDENRKAIKEAEEKGVYVVLSTGRTLMTCRELAESLELSSFLITANGSEIWDSSFQLVERQLLHPDHVQMMWDLRNTHQTDFWAASVDKVWRGEFPDDIQSYEWLKFGFDIPDDEVRNRVLEELKKNKELEVTNSSPTNIEVNAIGINKAAALAKVCERLGFTMEHVMAVGDSLNDIAMIKEAGLGVAMGNAQDIVKETADWITDANTEHGVAKAIRHWVLS
- the pxpA gene encoding 5-oxoprolinase subunit PxpA, with the protein product MNLVDLNCDLGESFGAYQIGLDEDILEFVTSANVACGFHAGDPGVMRKTVAMAAEKGVQIGAHPGLPDLAGFGRRNMAITPDEAYDLVVYQIGALSGFLKAEGVNMQHVKPHGALYNMAAKSRELSDAIAQAVYNTDPELILFGLAGSELVLAGERAGLKTAHEVFADRTYQEDGTLTSRLQDDALIQDDDQAVAQVIRMVKEGKVRSLQGTDVSLKADTVCIHGDGTHALQFAQKIRRELELSDIKVQAFST
- a CDS encoding NRAMP family divalent metal transporter, with amino-acid sequence MKQNKKTKAASSNWTLLLGAAFLMATSSIGPGFLTQTTVFTQSLAASFGFVILVSIILDICAQTNVWRIIAVSEKRGQEIANLVFPGLGYVIAFLVVLGGLAFNIGNIGGAGLGLEVLFGISPKTGAIISAVIAILIFVIKEAGKAMDRFTLIAGFVMILLTVYVAVTTGPPVGEALTKTVMPDKIDIVAIVTLVGGTVGGYITFAGGHRLLDAGVKGKDSIPEVTKSSVSGILITSIMRIALFLAVLGVVSKGLQINPDNPPASVFQLAAGNVGYKIFGLVMWGAAVTSVIGAAYTSVSFFKTFSPKIEKNSNVIIIAFIVISTLCFITIGKPVNLLVLAGALNGLILPIALGSLLIGAHKKNVVGDYRHPVWLTIPGIIVVIVMAIMGGYTLINEIPKLWG
- a CDS encoding putative hydro-lyase, producing the protein MGMISLRNLQMMRPEEVRGLIRQGRLSEPTAGMAGGYTQANLVILKKELAFDFLLFCQRNQKPCPILDVTEPGSPIPAIVAPSADIRTDFPKYRVYKNGELTDEVTDISPLWEEDMVGFLIGCSFTFEQALLNNGIPVRHIEEKRNVPMYQTNIPCVEAGRFKGPMVVSMRPIPEEQVVRAVQVTSRFPAVHGAPVHIGNPEAIGIQDIATPDFGDAVTINKGEVPVFWACGVTPQAVAMHVKPELMITHAPGHMLITDVRDEQFGVL
- the pxpB gene encoding 5-oxoprolinase subunit PxpB, whose amino-acid sequence is MNSLSDVKIEPLGDSAVIIQLGTDIDEQIQRLASALTKQIESDPFPGFIECVPAFTSVTVFYRPFAVYQLIKNDPAFDSPFEKVKALIKKNLQELTLEENAEKRTVEIPVCYGGSFGPDLEEVAKINGLTPEEVIDIHTAGEYLVYMIGFAPGFPYLGGMSEKIAAPRRSSPRTAIPAGSVGIAGMQTGVYPLSTPGGWQLIGNTPLELFRPYEQPPSYLRAGDVVKFVSVTEEEYNRLKEGEA
- a CDS encoding biotin-dependent carboxyltransferase family protein, translating into MSIEVLKPGLMTTVQDLGRTGYQKYGVLVSGAMDADSLRLANMLAGNSENEAALEVTLMGPGPSLRFQKRALIAVTGADFSLTVNDEEVPLWRPVLVEEGSVLTFGMCKRGSRAYMAVAGGIAVPSVMDSKSTYVRAGIGGYKGRPLQKSDLLAAGELTPLSERMMEKLKDQLNQRGFAAPKWAVDQKYFLPLKKNPVIRVIKGEQLTAFTEASQERFFQEAFRVTAKSDRMGYRLQGEVLELKKPLEMISEAVSFGTIQVPPDGNPIVLLADRQTAGGYPRIAHIISTDLSTVAQMMPGEQVKFELVSLYDAERMYIERETKISELSARLKLEYML
- a CDS encoding IclR family transcriptional regulator → MENRNKTVVKAMTLLNLFLTRERLSLNDMIELTGMPKTSVYRMVCSLEEMGFLDRDENGMYALGLLFLQYGQLVSERLDIRKIALPIMEALRDEVDEAVHLIVRRGNEAMYIEKIEGTQTVRLYTAIGRRSPLYAGACARSILTFLPKKERDSYVEKIELKPMASGTIRGKEELLRVLEESYRNGCTVSHSELEDYTSAIAAPIFNHKREVVAGISIAGFEARFQKDRLPYLTERVKKAALDISKKLGF